The Diadema setosum chromosome 12, eeDiaSeto1, whole genome shotgun sequence genome has a segment encoding these proteins:
- the LOC140235964 gene encoding prostaglandin reductase 1-like — MAPASAKKFVLAKEFAGQVTESNFKLVTYSLPALQDGEVELQALYLTVDPYMRILPIKVGDLMIGEQVAKVVKSKDPKVPIGSIVQADAGWASGSVVKGCDVTIVADYPDPKWPKSLALGTLGMPGKTAYLAFLGICKPKPGKGETVVVSGAAGAVGAVVGQIAKIMGCKVIGFAGSQEKLNYLKDLGYDIALNYKTIKDLDKAIKEAAPNGVDCYFDNVGGELSSVVMNNMNVKGRICVCGSISSYNLADQPKVPSFQLIAVLKQLTIQGFYIYDHKDEYQDALDALINWLSEGKIKYREHVTQGFENTPKAFMGLFKGSNLGKAIIKV; from the exons ATGGCTCCTGCCTCGGCCAAAAAATTTGTTCTTGCCAAGGAGTTCGCGGGACAAGTGACTGAATCTAACTTCAAACTTgtgacttatagcctcccggcATTACAGGATGGCG AGGTGGAGCTTCAGGCACTCTACCTTACTGTAGACCCTTACATGAG GATTTTGCCCATCAAAGTGGGAGATTTGATGATTGGAGAACAAGTGGCAAA AGTGGTCAAGAGCAAAGACCCGAAGGTGCCCATCGGTTCCATTGTCCAGGCTGATGCTGGATGGGCATCCGGGTCTGTTGTTAAAGGATGCGACGTAACAATCGTCGCCGACTACCCCGATCCAAAATGGCCGAAGTCGCTGGCACTAGGCACGCTTGGAATGCCAGG GAAAACTGCTTACCTGGCGTTCCTTGGTATCTGTAAGCCGAAACCGGGAAAAGGAGAAACCGTGGTTGTCAGTGGCGCGGCCGGAGCAGTGGGAGCAGTAGTCGGTCAAATCGCCAAGATCATG GGCTGCAAAGTCATCGGCTTCGCAGGGTCTCAAGAAAAGCTGAATTATCTGAAAGATCTAGGGTATGACATCGCCCTCAACTACAAGACCATCAAAGACTTGGACAAGGCTATCAAGGAAGCCGCTCCAAATGGTGTCGACTGTTACTTTGACAAT GTCGGAGGTGAATTGTCCTCCGTAGTCATGAACAACATGAACGTCAAAGGCCGAATATGCGTTTGTGGCTCCATCAGCTCGTACAACTTAGCCGATCAGCCCAAAG TGCCATCGTTCCAGTTGATAGCGGTTCTAAAGCAGCTCACAATCCAGGGCTTTTATATCTACGACCACAAGGACGAATACCAAGATGCTCTCGATGCACTCATCAATTGGCTGAGCGAG ggCAAGATCAAGTACAGGGAACACGTGACTCAAGGTTTCGAGAACACACCCAAGGCGTTCATGGGTCTCTTCAAAGGATCCAACCTCGGGAAAGCCATCATAAAAGTCTAG